A genomic stretch from Chitinophaga lutea includes:
- a CDS encoding RNA polymerase sigma-70 factor produces MLWNDHEQVLLQHVAAGDESAFTALYHRYEAHILQVASLYIKDHDASREIVQEVFRKLWENREKLAAVRDARNYLFIIARNCIFNQFKKAAYEQAAQKDLQYAAEAANDTDYRVRNRECERMLHTAVNSLPPQRKKIYQLAREKGMSYEEIARELSISRFTVKNHMVQALQSIRLYLLQHLHTTVALVCLLAGL; encoded by the coding sequence ATGTTATGGAACGATCACGAGCAGGTGCTGTTGCAGCACGTTGCGGCAGGGGATGAGAGCGCCTTTACCGCACTGTACCACCGTTATGAAGCGCATATTCTCCAGGTCGCTTCATTGTACATCAAGGACCACGACGCTTCCCGCGAAATCGTACAGGAAGTATTCCGCAAACTTTGGGAAAACAGGGAAAAGCTGGCCGCCGTACGCGACGCCCGCAATTATCTTTTTATCATCGCCCGCAACTGTATCTTCAACCAGTTCAAAAAAGCCGCTTACGAACAGGCGGCGCAGAAAGATCTGCAATATGCCGCGGAAGCGGCCAACGATACCGACTACCGCGTGCGGAACCGGGAATGTGAGCGGATGCTCCATACCGCCGTTAACAGCCTTCCACCCCAACGGAAGAAGATTTACCAGCTGGCCCGCGAAAAGGGCATGAGCTACGAGGAAATCGCCCGGGAACTGAGCATTTCCCGCTTCACCGTGAAAAACCATATGGTGCAGGCCCTGCAATCCATCCGGTTGTACCTGCTCCAGCAT